The Streptomyces sp. NBC_01689 genome includes a window with the following:
- a CDS encoding (2Fe-2S)-binding protein: MTDDQHEEGAPQGRGRWDPLPQGDYDDGATAFVKLPEGGIEALLAERDRNSPLAAPGHGYVPPEIAAAPPSQDQGGTDAWGAQAEPAGWPGQDTARQDTGQHRTGHDGFSYHPGATGQWDFGEAAREGAAGGHRAGDAAGHDVTGQWSIPVAGGDLPDESGEFTTSALVEQWGGTPPATLPGGASAPWATTETIGEPWSAAPPAAPEAAGAPGTAARQESAASPPEAVQHAVERAHETSGPVTGPPAAEGDPATSPDARETGPVSGDDDPAAADAEAAALEAADEPVGALTAHDDHPLASYVLRVNGTDRPVTDAWIGESLLYVLRERLGLAGAKDGCSQGECGACNVQVDGRLVASCLVPGVTAAGSEVRTVEGLAADGRPSDVQRALAKCGAVQCGFCVPGMAMTVHDLLEGNPAPTELEARQALCGNLCRCSGYRGVLDAVREVVAEREAHSAAAAESAPDTDEPRIPHQAGPGAGGVNPSAYEDPAAYDGRTPYEQPYGQDGGQS, from the coding sequence GTGACCGACGACCAGCACGAAGAGGGCGCCCCGCAGGGCAGGGGCCGCTGGGACCCCCTCCCGCAGGGCGACTACGACGACGGCGCCACCGCGTTCGTCAAGCTCCCCGAGGGGGGCATCGAGGCCCTGCTCGCCGAACGGGACCGCAACAGCCCGCTCGCGGCGCCCGGGCACGGCTACGTGCCCCCGGAGATCGCCGCGGCGCCCCCGTCGCAGGACCAGGGCGGCACGGACGCGTGGGGCGCGCAGGCCGAGCCGGCCGGGTGGCCCGGACAGGACACCGCGCGGCAGGACACCGGACAGCACCGGACCGGCCACGACGGGTTCTCGTACCACCCGGGCGCCACCGGCCAGTGGGACTTCGGGGAGGCGGCCCGGGAGGGCGCGGCCGGCGGTCACCGCGCGGGCGACGCGGCCGGGCACGACGTCACCGGGCAGTGGTCGATCCCGGTCGCCGGAGGCGATCTTCCGGACGAATCGGGCGAGTTCACCACCTCGGCGCTCGTCGAGCAGTGGGGCGGCACCCCGCCCGCCACGCTCCCCGGCGGCGCGTCCGCGCCCTGGGCGACGACGGAGACCATCGGGGAACCCTGGTCGGCCGCACCGCCGGCCGCTCCTGAGGCCGCTGGGGCCCCCGGGACGGCCGCCCGGCAGGAGTCCGCCGCTTCGCCCCCCGAGGCCGTCCAGCACGCCGTGGAACGCGCTCACGAGACCTCCGGGCCGGTCACCGGACCCCCGGCGGCCGAGGGTGACCCGGCCACGTCCCCCGACGCGCGGGAAACCGGCCCCGTCTCCGGCGACGACGACCCCGCGGCCGCCGACGCGGAAGCCGCCGCCCTCGAAGCCGCCGACGAGCCCGTCGGCGCGCTGACGGCCCACGACGACCACCCCCTCGCCTCGTACGTCCTGCGCGTCAACGGCACCGACCGCCCGGTGACCGACGCCTGGATCGGCGAGTCGCTGCTCTACGTACTGCGCGAGCGGCTCGGCCTCGCGGGCGCCAAGGACGGCTGCTCGCAGGGCGAGTGCGGCGCCTGCAACGTGCAGGTGGACGGGCGCCTCGTGGCGTCCTGCCTGGTGCCCGGCGTCACCGCCGCCGGCAGCGAGGTGCGCACCGTGGAGGGCCTGGCCGCCGACGGCCGGCCCTCGGACGTGCAGCGCGCGCTGGCCAAGTGCGGCGCGGTGCAGTGCGGTTTCTGCGTACCGGGCATGGCCATGACCGTGCACGACCTCCTGGAGGGCAACCCCGCCCCCACCGAACTGGAGGCACGCCAGGCACTCTGCGGCAACCTGTGCCGCTGCTCCGGCTACCGGGGGGTCCTGGACGCGGTGCGCGAGGTCGTCGCCGAACGCGAGGCGCACAGCGCCGCCGCCGCGGAGTCCGCGCCGGACACCGACGAACCACGCATCCCGCACCAGGCGGGCCCCGGCGCCGGGGGAGTCAACCCGTCGGCGTACGAGGACCCCGCCGCGTACGACGGCCGGACGCCGTACGAGCAGCCCTACGGCCAGGACGGAGGCCAGTCGTGA
- a CDS encoding xanthine dehydrogenase family protein molybdopterin-binding subunit: protein MSNETVTAAATATGTGPEPLPHGLGVSLPAAEARAKTEGTFPYAADLWAEGLLWAAVLRSPHPHARILSIDTTHAREMPGVRAVVTHEDVPGTALHGRGRADRPVFASDVVRHHGEPIAAVAADHPDTARMAAAAVIVEYEVLDPVTDPEQAFEAEPLHPDGNLIRHIPLRHGDPDAAGEIVVEGLYRIGRQDPAPIGAEAGLAVPRPDGGVELYIASTDPHTDRDAAAACYGLEAERVKVVVTGVPGATADREDQGFQLPLGLLALKTGCPVKLTATREESFLGHAHRHPTLLRYRHHADGDGKLVKVEAQILLDAGAYADTSSESLAAAVSFACGPYVVPNAFIEGWAVRTNNPPSGHVRGEGAMQVCAAYEAQMDKLAKKLGVDPAELRLRNAMATGDVLPTGQTVTCPAPVAELLQAVRDFPLPALPKDTPEDEWLLPGGPEGAGEPGAVRRGVGYGLGMVHMLGAEGADEVSTATVKVHDGVATVLCAAVETGQGFTTLARQIVQETLGIDEVHVAPVDTDQPPAGPSCRGRHTWVSGGAVERAAKMVRTQLLQPLAHKFGMSTELLQITDGKITSYDGVLSTTVTEAMDGKELWATAQCRPHPTEPLDEAGQGDAFVGLAFCAIRAVVDVDIELGSVRVVELALAQDVGRILNPAQLTARIEAGVTQGVGAALTENLRTARGLVRHPDLTGYALPTALDAPDIRIVKLVEERDVVAPFGAKAVSAVPVVTSPAAVASAVRAATGRPVNRLPIRPQAAVVTTA, encoded by the coding sequence GTGAGCAACGAGACCGTGACAGCGGCCGCCACGGCGACCGGGACCGGACCCGAGCCGCTGCCGCACGGGCTCGGCGTGTCGCTGCCCGCCGCGGAGGCCCGCGCCAAGACCGAGGGCACCTTCCCGTACGCGGCCGACCTGTGGGCCGAGGGACTCCTCTGGGCGGCCGTCCTCAGGTCGCCCCACCCGCACGCGCGCATTTTGTCGATCGACACCACCCACGCGCGCGAGATGCCCGGCGTGCGCGCCGTCGTCACCCACGAGGACGTGCCCGGCACCGCCCTGCACGGCCGCGGCAGAGCCGACCGCCCCGTCTTCGCGTCCGACGTCGTGCGCCACCACGGCGAGCCCATCGCCGCCGTCGCCGCCGACCACCCCGACACCGCCCGGATGGCCGCCGCCGCCGTCATCGTCGAGTACGAGGTGCTCGACCCGGTCACCGACCCGGAGCAGGCCTTCGAGGCCGAACCGCTGCACCCCGACGGCAACCTGATCCGGCACATCCCGCTGCGCCACGGCGACCCCGACGCCGCGGGCGAGATCGTCGTCGAGGGCCTCTACCGCATCGGCCGCCAGGACCCGGCCCCGATCGGCGCGGAGGCCGGCCTCGCCGTGCCGCGCCCCGACGGCGGCGTGGAGCTCTACATCGCCTCCACCGACCCGCACACCGACCGCGACGCCGCCGCCGCCTGCTACGGCCTGGAGGCCGAGCGCGTGAAGGTCGTCGTCACCGGGGTGCCCGGCGCCACCGCGGACCGCGAGGACCAGGGCTTCCAGCTCCCGCTGGGACTGCTGGCCCTCAAGACCGGCTGCCCGGTGAAACTCACCGCTACGCGCGAGGAGTCCTTCCTCGGCCACGCCCACCGCCACCCCACGCTGCTGCGCTACCGCCACCACGCGGACGGCGACGGCAAGCTGGTGAAGGTCGAGGCGCAGATCCTGCTCGACGCGGGCGCCTACGCGGACACCTCCTCGGAGTCCCTGGCCGCCGCCGTCTCCTTCGCCTGCGGCCCCTACGTCGTCCCGAACGCCTTCATCGAGGGCTGGGCCGTACGCACCAACAACCCGCCCTCCGGCCATGTCCGCGGCGAGGGCGCCATGCAGGTCTGCGCCGCCTACGAGGCGCAGATGGACAAGCTCGCGAAGAAGCTCGGCGTGGACCCGGCGGAGCTGCGCCTGCGCAACGCCATGGCGACCGGTGACGTGCTGCCGACCGGCCAGACGGTGACGTGCCCCGCCCCTGTCGCGGAACTCCTCCAGGCCGTACGGGACTTCCCGCTCCCCGCGCTTCCCAAGGACACCCCCGAGGACGAGTGGCTGCTCCCGGGCGGTCCGGAGGGCGCGGGCGAGCCCGGCGCCGTGCGCCGCGGCGTCGGCTACGGCCTCGGCATGGTCCACATGCTCGGCGCGGAGGGCGCGGACGAGGTCTCCACGGCCACGGTCAAGGTCCACGACGGCGTGGCCACCGTGCTCTGCGCGGCCGTCGAGACCGGCCAGGGCTTCACCACGCTGGCCCGGCAGATCGTCCAGGAGACGCTCGGCATCGACGAGGTGCACGTGGCACCGGTCGACACCGACCAGCCGCCCGCCGGCCCCAGCTGCCGAGGACGTCACACCTGGGTGTCGGGCGGCGCGGTCGAACGCGCGGCGAAGATGGTCCGTACGCAGCTGCTGCAGCCCCTCGCGCACAAGTTCGGGATGTCCACCGAGCTGCTCCAGATCACCGACGGCAAGATCACGTCGTACGACGGTGTGCTCTCCACGACCGTCACCGAGGCGATGGACGGCAAGGAGCTGTGGGCCACCGCGCAGTGCCGCCCGCACCCGACCGAGCCGCTGGACGAGGCGGGGCAGGGCGACGCCTTCGTGGGCCTCGCGTTCTGCGCGATCCGCGCGGTGGTGGACGTGGACATCGAACTGGGCTCGGTACGGGTCGTCGAACTCGCGCTCGCCCAGGACGTCGGCCGGATCCTCAACCCGGCGCAGCTCACGGCGCGGATCGAGGCCGGTGTCACGCAGGGCGTCGGCGCGGCGCTCACCGAGAACCTGCGCACCGCGCGCGGCCTGGTCCGCCACCCCGACCTGACCGGCTACGCCCTGCCGACAGCCCTGGACGCGCCCGACATCCGCATCGTCAAGCTCGTCGAGGAGCGGGACGTCGTCGCGCCCTTCGGCGCGAAGGCGGTCAGCGCGGTGCCGGTCGTCACCTCACCGGCGGCTGTCGCGTCCGCCGTCCGCGCGGCGACCGGGCGCCCGGTCAACCGCCTCCCGATCCGCCCGCAGGCCGCCGTGGTGACCACCGCATGA
- a CDS encoding beta-N-acetylhexosaminidase, which translates to MDTTDSALIPAPCAERRVPGADGFVIGEATVIDAGPGTEGVARWLRATLGAVTGFALAPGTGEGREVIRLRIGPPGADHAGPEGYRLEVAADAVTLHGGGPAGVFWGAQTLRQLLGPDAFRRAGLTPGRRWTVPAGLVEDTPRFPWRGLMLDVSRHFMPKEGVLRYLDLLAAHKLNVFHFHLTDDQGWRVQINRFPRLTEVGSWRARTKFGHRASPLWEEKPHGGFYTQDDIREIVAYAAERHISVVPEIDIPGHSQAAIAAYPELGNSDVVDTASLTVWDSWGVSRNVLAPTDDTLRFYEGVFEELLGLFPADAGPFSHFFHIGGDECAKDQWERSPAVQARIGELGLADEDELQSWFVRHFDNWLSARGRRLIGWDEILQGGLADGAAVSSWRGYQGGVTAARAGHDVVMCPEQQVYLDYRQDAGQDEPVPIAYVRTLEDVYRFEPVPSELTEAEARHVLGTQANVWTEVMEDPARVDYQVFPRLAALAEVAWSALPAPAERDFAGFERRMAVHYGRLDALGVAYRPPGGPLPWQKRPGVLGRPIEGAPPNV; encoded by the coding sequence ATGGACACGACGGATTCCGCGCTGATTCCGGCGCCGTGCGCCGAGCGGCGCGTTCCCGGTGCGGACGGCTTCGTCATCGGCGAGGCCACCGTGATCGACGCGGGCCCGGGCACGGAGGGGGTCGCGCGCTGGCTGCGGGCCACCCTCGGCGCCGTGACGGGGTTCGCGCTGGCACCCGGGACGGGGGAGGGTCGCGAGGTGATCCGCCTGCGTATCGGCCCGCCGGGCGCGGACCACGCCGGCCCCGAGGGCTACCGGCTGGAGGTCGCCGCGGACGCCGTCACCCTCCACGGCGGCGGCCCGGCCGGTGTCTTCTGGGGAGCGCAGACGCTGCGCCAGCTGCTCGGCCCCGACGCCTTCCGGCGCGCCGGCCTCACGCCCGGCAGGCGCTGGACCGTGCCCGCGGGCCTCGTGGAGGACACCCCGCGATTCCCCTGGCGCGGCCTCATGCTCGACGTGTCCCGGCATTTCATGCCGAAGGAAGGCGTCCTGCGGTACCTCGACCTGCTGGCCGCGCACAAACTCAACGTCTTCCACTTCCATCTCACCGACGACCAAGGGTGGCGTGTTCAGATCAATCGCTTCCCGAGGCTGACCGAGGTCGGATCCTGGCGGGCGCGCACGAAATTCGGCCACCGCGCCTCGCCGCTGTGGGAGGAGAAGCCGCACGGAGGCTTCTACACCCAGGACGACATCCGCGAGATCGTCGCGTACGCGGCCGAGCGGCATATCAGTGTCGTGCCCGAGATCGACATCCCGGGACACTCGCAGGCGGCCATCGCCGCCTATCCGGAACTGGGCAACTCCGACGTCGTCGACACCGCCTCCCTGACCGTCTGGGACTCCTGGGGCGTCTCCAGGAACGTACTCGCCCCCACCGACGACACCCTGCGCTTCTACGAGGGGGTGTTCGAGGAACTCCTCGGCCTGTTCCCGGCGGACGCCGGGCCCTTCTCGCACTTCTTCCACATCGGCGGCGACGAGTGCGCCAAGGACCAGTGGGAGCGGTCGCCGGCCGTGCAGGCGCGTATCGGGGAACTGGGTCTCGCGGACGAGGACGAGTTGCAGTCCTGGTTCGTCCGGCATTTCGACAACTGGCTGTCCGCACGCGGCCGTCGGCTGATCGGCTGGGACGAGATCCTGCAGGGCGGTCTCGCGGACGGCGCGGCGGTCTCCTCCTGGCGCGGGTACCAGGGCGGCGTCACGGCCGCCCGGGCGGGCCACGACGTCGTCATGTGCCCCGAGCAGCAGGTGTACTTGGACTACCGCCAGGACGCCGGCCAGGACGAACCGGTGCCCATCGCCTATGTCCGCACCCTGGAGGACGTCTACCGCTTCGAGCCCGTTCCGTCCGAGCTCACCGAGGCGGAGGCACGGCATGTGCTGGGCACTCAGGCCAACGTGTGGACCGAGGTGATGGAGGACCCCGCGCGCGTGGACTACCAGGTCTTCCCCCGCCTCGCGGCCCTCGCCGAGGTCGCCTGGAGCGCGCTCCCGGCCCCCGCCGAGCGCGACTTCGCCGGCTTCGAGCGGCGGATGGCCGTCCACTACGGGCGACTTGACGCCCTGGGAGTGGCCTACCGGCCGCCCGGAGGTCCCCTCCCGTGGCAGAAGCGCCCGGGTGTGCTCGGACGCCCGATCGAGGGGGCGCCCCCGAACGTGTGA
- a CDS encoding DUF6479 family protein: MSTASMEMAAPSGLLSLGLFLVAVALVTLLAGSLWLGCRIRSSQQLPRPEEQPQLPPEGAVHEVREFREPAEIPKVDKNGRALTPYELAHSASRPSASQERRRWAEGGSGSFGSGGLGPH, from the coding sequence ATGAGTACTGCATCGATGGAGATGGCAGCGCCCAGTGGCCTGCTCAGCCTCGGGCTGTTCCTGGTCGCCGTGGCCCTCGTGACGTTGCTGGCGGGCAGTCTCTGGCTGGGCTGCCGCATACGGTCGAGCCAGCAGCTTCCACGCCCCGAGGAGCAGCCACAACTGCCACCCGAGGGCGCGGTCCACGAGGTCCGCGAGTTCCGTGAGCCCGCCGAGATCCCCAAGGTGGACAAGAACGGCCGGGCCCTCACCCCGTACGAGCTCGCCCACTCGGCGTCCAGGCCGAGCGCGTCCCAGGAACGGCGGCGCTGGGCGGAGGGCGGCAGCGGCTCGTTCGGCAGCGGCGGCCTGGGCCCTCACTGA
- a CDS encoding FAD binding domain-containing protein, which produces MTTHAPQAAQAVTLPVSLDEAVAALTAMPAAVPVAGGTDLMAAVNSGQLRPAALVGLGRISEIRGWQYQDGHALLGAGLTHARMGRPDFAALIPALAAAARAAGPPQIRNAGTLGGNIASAAPTGDALPVLAALEATLVIAGQGGSRREIPVSHLLAGMEMLRGGELIGYVRVPLLHAPQVFLKATGRTGPGRAIASVALVLDPARRGVRCAVGAIAPMPLRPLDAEAWVAQLIDWDNNRAIVPEALTAFGEYVAAACIPDPVPAEDGSVPPLPPAVLHLRRTVAALARRALGRALS; this is translated from the coding sequence TTGACCACGCACGCACCGCAGGCGGCGCAGGCCGTGACGCTGCCCGTCTCGCTGGACGAGGCAGTGGCGGCACTGACCGCCATGCCCGCCGCCGTCCCGGTGGCCGGCGGCACCGACCTCATGGCCGCCGTCAACTCCGGCCAGCTGCGGCCCGCCGCCCTCGTCGGCCTCGGCCGGATCAGCGAGATCCGCGGCTGGCAGTACCAGGACGGCCACGCGCTGCTCGGCGCCGGCCTCACCCACGCCCGCATGGGGCGTCCCGACTTCGCCGCCCTCATCCCCGCGCTGGCCGCCGCCGCGCGCGCCGCGGGGCCGCCACAGATCCGCAACGCGGGCACCCTTGGCGGCAACATCGCCTCGGCGGCGCCCACCGGCGACGCGCTGCCCGTGCTGGCCGCCCTGGAGGCCACCCTGGTCATCGCGGGCCAGGGCGGGTCCCGCCGGGAGATCCCGGTGTCGCACCTGCTCGCCGGGATGGAGATGCTCCGCGGCGGTGAACTCATCGGCTACGTCCGCGTTCCGCTGCTGCACGCGCCGCAGGTCTTCCTGAAGGCGACCGGACGCACCGGTCCCGGGCGGGCGATCGCGTCCGTCGCGCTGGTCCTCGACCCGGCCCGGCGGGGCGTGCGCTGCGCCGTCGGCGCCATAGCGCCGATGCCGCTGCGTCCCCTGGACGCGGAGGCATGGGTCGCCCAGCTGATCGACTGGGACAACAACCGCGCGATCGTGCCGGAGGCGCTCACCGCGTTCGGCGAGTACGTCGCCGCCGCCTGCATCCCCGACCCGGTCCCGGCCGAGGACGGCTCCGTACCACCGCTTCCGCCCGCCGTACTGCATCTGCGCCGCACCGTCGCCGCGCTGGCCCGACGAGCACTGGGGAGGGCACTGTCGTGA
- a CDS encoding SUKH-4 family immunity protein, translating into MSTTDTDVVGAITLTEGELDPYVTHLDTRHWLTGPGLPSDGTLLEFGALREHGLRRVTELAGDADKLAGELRDQLVIGALRTVDRDLESIVLDGSTGRVATTHLSSHPVLMDLAPLAPSLEALVRFAAATEELTASRGRFASYRDRFGPKAVTEASESLAEVFETGAGGEVAAYWRMAALIRPLARIAGPGEGLLLDLPQRLLDEEFGPGAIMRFEDVDFPPALVHEPTRRFLRETGLPEDGLLFQLDTEVPLPALTEYYADERPEAFTAEQLPVTADRLIRLGYLLEDTSLVVDGATGAVLAWSEPDATLRPLNADISTLAFTLWLLHREKSIDAAYDLTDSYEQLAATMAQTLAAVDPVACDPTPRLDGDDGWRYWPEIFEDQAGGTLYA; encoded by the coding sequence ATGAGCACGACTGACACCGATGTCGTCGGCGCGATCACGCTGACCGAGGGCGAGCTGGATCCGTACGTCACACACCTGGACACCCGGCACTGGCTGACCGGTCCGGGACTGCCGTCCGACGGCACACTGCTGGAGTTCGGCGCGCTGCGCGAGCACGGTCTGCGCAGGGTGACGGAGCTGGCGGGGGACGCCGACAAGCTCGCCGGGGAGCTCCGGGACCAGCTGGTCATCGGGGCGCTGCGGACCGTCGACCGGGACCTGGAATCGATCGTGCTGGACGGGTCGACCGGCAGGGTCGCCACGACGCACCTCAGCTCCCACCCCGTCCTGATGGACCTCGCCCCGCTGGCCCCGTCCCTGGAGGCGCTGGTGCGCTTCGCGGCCGCGACGGAGGAACTGACCGCGTCCCGGGGCCGGTTCGCGTCCTACCGGGACCGGTTCGGCCCGAAGGCGGTCACCGAGGCCTCAGAATCGCTGGCCGAGGTCTTCGAGACGGGCGCGGGCGGCGAGGTGGCGGCGTACTGGCGGATGGCCGCGCTGATCCGCCCGCTCGCGCGCATCGCGGGCCCCGGTGAGGGGCTCCTGCTCGACCTTCCGCAGCGGCTGCTGGACGAGGAGTTCGGGCCGGGCGCGATCATGCGCTTCGAGGACGTCGACTTTCCCCCCGCGCTCGTGCACGAGCCGACCCGCCGCTTCCTGCGCGAGACGGGCCTGCCGGAGGACGGGCTGCTCTTCCAGCTGGACACGGAGGTGCCGCTGCCGGCCCTCACCGAGTACTACGCGGACGAGCGCCCCGAGGCCTTCACCGCCGAGCAGCTGCCCGTGACGGCGGACCGGCTCATCCGCCTCGGGTACCTCCTGGAGGACACCAGCCTCGTCGTGGACGGGGCCACGGGCGCGGTCCTCGCCTGGAGCGAGCCCGACGCCACGCTGCGCCCGCTCAACGCCGACATCTCCACGCTCGCCTTCACCCTCTGGCTGCTGCACCGGGAGAAGTCGATCGACGCGGCCTACGACCTCACCGACTCCTACGAGCAGCTCGCCGCCACCATGGCGCAGACCCTCGCCGCGGTCGACCCGGTCGCCTGCGACCCGACCCCGAGACTGGACGGCGACGACGGCTGGCGCTACTGGCCGGAGATATTCGAGGACCAGGCGGGCGGCACGCTGTACGCGTAG